In Catenulispora sp. MAP5-51, a genomic segment contains:
- a CDS encoding Gfo/Idh/MocA family protein: protein MTQNKIRWGILATGGIAATFTADLQTLDDAEVVAVGSRSLDTAQAFADRHGIPRAHGSWAELAADPEVDIVYVATPHSAHHAAAALCLDAGKAVLCEKPLTLDAAQAEDLCRRAEAAGVFFMEAMWTRTVPAVLRMVEMVRAGAIGEPRLVTADFSVSFTGGPEHRMRNPELGGGALLDLGVYPLAIAQLVFGTPSTVQAVGTLTPEGVDDTTAVTLVHPGGGIAALTCSISADGTWSATVAGTEGRIEFGRGFTSPTGFSLYRGNEQAQRIEEPYLAQGMVHEAIEAQRCLRAGLRESPLAPWSETLAVMRTMDAVRGQIGVSYPG, encoded by the coding sequence GTGACGCAGAACAAGATCCGTTGGGGCATCCTGGCGACCGGCGGCATCGCCGCCACTTTCACCGCTGACCTGCAGACTCTCGACGACGCCGAGGTCGTCGCCGTCGGGTCGCGCTCGCTCGACACGGCCCAGGCCTTCGCCGACCGCCATGGTATCCCCCGCGCCCACGGCTCCTGGGCAGAGTTGGCCGCGGACCCCGAGGTCGACATCGTCTACGTCGCCACCCCGCACTCGGCCCACCACGCGGCGGCCGCCCTGTGCCTGGACGCCGGCAAGGCCGTGCTGTGCGAGAAGCCGCTCACCCTGGACGCGGCGCAGGCCGAAGACCTGTGCCGCCGCGCCGAGGCCGCGGGCGTCTTCTTCATGGAGGCGATGTGGACGCGCACCGTCCCGGCCGTCCTGCGCATGGTCGAGATGGTGCGCGCCGGCGCCATCGGCGAACCCCGCCTGGTCACCGCCGACTTCTCGGTCAGCTTCACCGGCGGCCCCGAACACCGCATGCGCAACCCCGAACTCGGCGGCGGCGCACTGCTGGACCTCGGCGTCTACCCGCTGGCGATCGCCCAGCTGGTCTTCGGCACGCCGAGCACCGTGCAGGCGGTCGGCACGCTGACCCCGGAGGGCGTCGACGACACCACCGCGGTGACCCTCGTCCACCCCGGCGGCGGCATCGCAGCCCTGACCTGCTCGATCTCGGCCGACGGCACCTGGAGCGCGACCGTGGCCGGCACCGAGGGACGGATCGAGTTCGGACGCGGCTTCACCTCCCCGACCGGCTTCTCGCTGTACCGCGGAAACGAGCAGGCGCAACGGATCGAGGAGCCGTATCTGGCTCAGGGCATGGTGCACGAGGCGATCGAAGCCCAGCGCTGCCTGCGCGCCGGGCTTCGGGAGAGCCCGCTGGCGCCGTGGTCGGAGACGCTCGCGGTCATGCGGACCATGGATGCGGTGCGGGGTCAGATCGGGGTCAGCTACCCGGGGTAG
- a CDS encoding ABC transporter substrate-binding protein, translating into MSILAPVPSGPTRRGFLGLVGTAALAAGCGSSSGGSAKKTTRLRYQGSVGSVTPPELAADLGYLGPVTLDWVGNTTSGPQDIQSAATGQTEFGGAFNGAVAKLHSAGAPITAVISYYGVDQYSYNGFYTLADSSISSAQGLFGKKVGMNTLGAHLEAVLDIYLGRNGVSAGDVKKVEPLVVPPVNTEQSLRAHQIDVATLGGVLRDKALADGDIKALFTDYDLLGTFSAGTYVFRNDFLAKNPDTVRAFTSGVGKAIEWARTTPLPEVVDRFTEIIKKRGRNEDTSTLKYFKSYGIAGTGGVVAEKEFATWITWLEQQGQIPKGKVKAADVYTNKYNSFAKAGS; encoded by the coding sequence ATGAGCATCCTGGCACCGGTCCCCTCCGGCCCCACCAGACGCGGGTTCCTCGGCCTGGTCGGGACCGCCGCGCTGGCCGCCGGATGCGGCTCCTCATCCGGAGGGTCGGCCAAGAAGACCACCCGGTTGCGCTACCAGGGCTCGGTCGGCTCCGTCACGCCGCCGGAGCTGGCGGCCGACCTGGGATATCTGGGCCCTGTCACGCTGGACTGGGTCGGCAACACGACCAGCGGTCCGCAGGACATCCAGTCGGCGGCCACCGGCCAGACCGAGTTCGGCGGCGCGTTCAACGGCGCGGTCGCCAAGCTCCACTCCGCCGGCGCCCCGATCACCGCCGTCATCAGCTACTACGGCGTCGACCAGTACTCGTACAACGGCTTCTACACCCTGGCCGACAGCTCGATCAGCTCCGCGCAGGGCCTGTTCGGCAAGAAGGTCGGGATGAACACCCTCGGCGCGCACCTCGAAGCGGTCCTGGACATCTACCTCGGCCGCAACGGCGTCTCCGCGGGCGACGTCAAGAAGGTCGAGCCGCTGGTGGTGCCGCCGGTCAACACCGAGCAGTCGCTGCGGGCGCACCAGATCGACGTCGCGACGCTCGGCGGCGTCCTGCGGGACAAGGCCCTGGCCGACGGCGACATCAAGGCGTTGTTCACGGACTATGACCTGCTCGGTACGTTCAGCGCCGGGACCTATGTCTTCCGCAACGACTTCCTGGCCAAGAACCCTGACACCGTCCGCGCCTTCACCTCCGGAGTGGGCAAGGCGATCGAGTGGGCGCGCACCACGCCGCTGCCCGAGGTCGTCGACCGCTTCACCGAGATCATCAAGAAGCGCGGCCGGAACGAGGACACCTCGACCCTGAAGTACTTCAAGTCCTACGGCATCGCCGGCACCGGCGGCGTCGTCGCCGAGAAGGAGTTCGCCACCTGGATCACCTGGCTGGAACAGCAGGGCCAGATCCCCAAGGGCAAGGTCAAGGCGGCCGACGTCTACACCAACAAGTACAACTCCTTCGCCAAGGCAGGGAGCTGA
- a CDS encoding LLM class flavin-dependent oxidoreductase: protein MTTDARQLHLNAFLMAPGHHDAAWRHPASQPHRVNDITYFQQLAQTAERGKFDSIFFADGLALWGGRAGANVTGGLEPLTVLPAIAVATRHIGLIATASTTFNEPFHLARRFSSLDHVSGGRAGWNIVTSGSVIEANNFNLDEHIDHAVRYERAAEFLEVATRLWDSWADDAVVLDKAAGVYADPERLREIEHSGDFFKVRGPLNVQRSPQGWPLLVQAGSSEDGKEFAARYAEAVFTAQQTLAEAQRFAADVRARAAAFGRDGLPLILPGICPIIGATEAEARALEDELTELQVIDYGLGQLSNMLNVDLAGYRLDEPLPEDVLPTEDEVNGNKSRFTLVAELVRERLTIRQIIARLGGGRGHRVVTGTPEQIADALESWFRAGAADGFNIMPPILPTGLEDFVDHVVPELQRRGLFRSEYSGSTLREHYGLARPADRFTEPAESAESSESAEPLLVSASQH, encoded by the coding sequence ATGACCACCGACGCGAGACAGCTGCACCTGAACGCCTTCCTCATGGCGCCGGGGCACCACGACGCGGCCTGGCGCCACCCGGCCAGCCAGCCGCACCGGGTCAACGACATCACCTACTTCCAGCAGCTCGCGCAGACCGCCGAGCGCGGCAAGTTCGACTCGATCTTCTTCGCCGACGGGCTCGCGCTGTGGGGCGGCCGGGCCGGGGCGAACGTCACCGGCGGGCTGGAGCCGCTGACCGTGCTGCCCGCGATCGCCGTGGCCACCCGGCACATCGGCCTGATCGCCACCGCCTCCACCACCTTCAACGAGCCCTTCCACCTGGCCCGCCGCTTCTCCTCGCTCGACCACGTCTCCGGCGGCCGGGCCGGCTGGAACATCGTCACCTCCGGCTCCGTGATCGAGGCCAACAACTTCAACCTGGACGAGCACATCGACCACGCTGTCCGCTACGAGCGCGCCGCGGAGTTCCTGGAGGTCGCCACCCGGCTGTGGGACAGCTGGGCCGACGACGCGGTGGTGCTGGACAAGGCCGCCGGGGTTTACGCCGATCCCGAGCGGCTGCGCGAGATCGAGCACTCCGGCGACTTCTTCAAGGTGCGCGGGCCGCTCAATGTCCAGCGCTCGCCGCAGGGCTGGCCGCTGTTGGTCCAGGCCGGGTCCTCCGAGGACGGCAAGGAGTTCGCGGCCCGCTACGCCGAGGCCGTGTTCACCGCGCAGCAGACCCTGGCCGAGGCGCAGCGGTTCGCCGCGGACGTCAGGGCACGTGCCGCCGCCTTCGGCCGGGACGGCCTGCCGCTGATCCTGCCGGGAATCTGCCCGATCATCGGCGCCACCGAGGCCGAGGCCCGCGCGCTGGAGGACGAGCTCACCGAGCTGCAGGTCATCGACTACGGACTGGGTCAGCTCTCGAACATGCTCAACGTCGACCTGGCCGGCTACCGCCTGGACGAGCCGCTGCCGGAGGACGTCCTGCCGACCGAGGACGAGGTCAACGGCAACAAGAGCCGCTTCACCCTGGTCGCCGAACTGGTCCGGGAGCGGCTGACCATCCGGCAGATCATCGCCCGGCTCGGCGGCGGCCGCGGGCACCGCGTGGTGACCGGGACGCCGGAGCAGATCGCCGACGCGCTCGAGTCCTGGTTCCGCGCCGGGGCCGCCGACGGCTTCAACATCATGCCGCCGATCCTGCCGACCGGGCTGGAGGACTTCGTCGACCACGTCGTGCCCGAACTCCAGCGCCGCGGTCTGTTCCGGAGCGAGTACAGCGGGAGCACGCTGCGCGAGCACTACGGACTGGCGCGGCCCGCCGACCGCTTCACCGAACCCGCTGAATCCGCTGAATCCTCCGAGTCCGCCGAACCCCTGCTCGTCTCCGCATCGCAGCACTGA
- a CDS encoding ABC transporter permease — protein sequence MAEIPITATVQLLKRTVPAPLTRVGSGLAAVGKRTVAIAAFLALWEVAPRVGLVDRTFLVPFSEAVRALIELAKDGQLWDNTRASLVRSLSGFLIAIGVGVPLGLLIGWYRPVAEILGPLLEVFRNTAALALLPVFILLLGIGETSKIAIVVYACTWPILLNTISGVRDVDPVLVKSARSMALPAHRLFAKVILPASLPTVFTGIRLAGASSILVLVAAEMVGAKAGLGYLVNASQQNFAIPDMYAAIIAIAVLGLVFNHLLVLLERRLTRWRPATGA from the coding sequence TTGGCTGAGATACCGATCACGGCGACCGTCCAGCTGCTGAAGCGGACGGTGCCGGCGCCGCTGACCCGGGTCGGGTCGGGGCTGGCGGCGGTCGGCAAGCGCACCGTCGCGATCGCCGCGTTCCTGGCGCTCTGGGAGGTCGCGCCGCGCGTGGGCCTGGTGGACCGCACGTTCCTGGTGCCGTTCTCCGAGGCCGTCAGAGCCCTGATAGAGCTGGCGAAGGACGGCCAGCTGTGGGACAACACCCGGGCCAGCCTGGTCCGCTCGCTGTCCGGCTTCCTCATCGCGATCGGCGTCGGCGTGCCGCTGGGGCTGCTGATCGGCTGGTACCGGCCGGTCGCGGAGATCCTCGGACCGCTGCTGGAGGTGTTCCGCAACACCGCGGCCCTGGCGCTGCTTCCGGTGTTCATCCTGCTGCTGGGCATCGGGGAGACCTCGAAGATCGCCATCGTGGTCTACGCCTGCACCTGGCCCATTTTGCTGAACACGATCAGCGGCGTGCGCGACGTCGATCCGGTCCTGGTCAAATCGGCGCGCTCGATGGCGCTGCCGGCGCACCGGCTGTTCGCCAAGGTGATCCTGCCGGCGTCGCTGCCGACCGTGTTCACCGGCATCCGGCTGGCCGGCGCGTCCTCGATCCTGGTGCTGGTCGCCGCCGAGATGGTCGGCGCCAAGGCGGGCCTGGGCTACCTGGTCAACGCCTCGCAGCAGAACTTCGCCATCCCCGACATGTACGCCGCGATCATCGCCATCGCGGTGCTCGGGCTGGTCTTCAACCACCTGCTGGTGCTGCTCGAGCGCCGGCTCACGCGCTGGCGTCCGGCGACCGGCGCCTGA
- a CDS encoding ABC transporter ATP-binding protein: MAATGTAEKIRIEAVSKIFDVRGGEAFTALDDVTLHVAPGEFLVVVGPSGCGKSTLLDLISGLTKPSTGRILLDGAPVAGPALDRGIVFQQYALLPWRTALRNVEFALEAQPRLDRLNRKSRAERAREYLDLVGLSGFEDRYPHELSGGMRQRVAIARALVADPAVLLMDEPFAALDAQTRDGLQEELLRIWHKTGTTIVFITHGIDEAVYLGQRVAVMTSRPGRIKEIVDVRLGERGAEDDVRSSAEFAEYRHQVWSLLRDEVTAVREVVSVG; the protein is encoded by the coding sequence ATGGCCGCGACCGGCACCGCGGAGAAGATCCGCATCGAGGCCGTCAGCAAGATCTTCGACGTGCGCGGCGGCGAGGCCTTCACCGCGCTGGACGACGTCACGCTGCACGTGGCGCCGGGGGAGTTCCTGGTCGTGGTGGGCCCCAGCGGCTGCGGGAAGTCGACGCTGCTGGACCTCATCAGCGGCCTGACCAAGCCCAGCACCGGCCGGATCCTGCTGGACGGCGCGCCGGTGGCCGGCCCCGCCCTGGACCGCGGCATCGTCTTCCAGCAGTACGCGCTGCTGCCGTGGCGCACCGCGCTGCGCAACGTCGAGTTCGCTCTGGAGGCGCAGCCGCGCCTGGACCGGCTGAACCGCAAGAGCCGGGCCGAGCGCGCCCGGGAGTACCTGGACCTGGTCGGCTTGTCAGGGTTCGAGGACCGCTACCCGCACGAGTTGTCCGGCGGGATGCGCCAGCGCGTCGCGATCGCCCGCGCGCTGGTCGCCGACCCGGCCGTGCTGCTGATGGACGAGCCGTTCGCGGCCCTGGACGCCCAGACCCGCGACGGGCTCCAGGAGGAGCTGCTGCGGATCTGGCACAAGACCGGCACCACGATCGTGTTCATCACGCACGGCATCGACGAGGCGGTCTATCTGGGGCAGCGGGTCGCGGTGATGACCTCGCGGCCGGGCCGGATCAAGGAGATCGTCGACGTCCGCCTGGGCGAGCGGGGAGCCGAGGACGACGTGCGCTCGAGCGCGGAGTTCGCCGAATACCGCCATCAGGTCTGGAGCCTGCTGCGCGACGAGGTCACCGCTGTCAGGGAGGTCGTTTCCGTTGGCTGA
- a CDS encoding zinc-binding dehydrogenase encodes MSDVPEPTLQGGGVVVEVLAAHLPAYTKAVVNGGRGGLPVPLTLGAACIGRVIDVAPDVFHLAPGDVVVDTALLDAGEGDEILVGWVGLGGTGTGSGRTDRMRKVWHDGVFAEQALCAKETLVKLPGAQDYPDLARLSFLPWLTIAAAGLHAAGPLTGRDVAIIGATGQLGGAAVLVALAEGAATVTAVGRNQDALDRLAELGSRVRVHRLTGDRATDAAGIGPVDVALDALGATPTAEATMAAYDSLRVGGTMALIGGVRQDLTIPYGDLMHRRITLRGSWMTDQETVITVWNLIRSGLLDLSALEPLTVGLDDPAAALDLAERTSGLSFVALVP; translated from the coding sequence GTGTCGGACGTTCCCGAGCCCACGCTTCAGGGCGGCGGCGTGGTGGTGGAGGTGCTCGCCGCGCACCTCCCGGCGTATACGAAGGCTGTGGTGAACGGCGGCCGGGGCGGTCTGCCGGTCCCGCTGACCCTCGGCGCCGCCTGCATCGGGCGCGTCATCGACGTCGCGCCCGACGTCTTCCACCTCGCCCCGGGCGACGTCGTGGTGGACACGGCGCTGCTCGACGCGGGCGAGGGCGATGAGATCCTGGTGGGCTGGGTCGGCCTCGGAGGAACCGGGACCGGCAGCGGGCGTACCGATCGGATGCGGAAGGTGTGGCACGACGGCGTCTTCGCCGAGCAGGCGCTCTGCGCGAAGGAGACGCTGGTCAAGCTGCCCGGCGCGCAGGACTACCCGGACTTGGCGCGCCTGTCCTTCCTGCCGTGGCTGACCATCGCCGCCGCCGGGCTGCACGCCGCGGGCCCCCTCACCGGCCGCGACGTCGCGATCATCGGCGCGACCGGCCAGCTCGGCGGCGCGGCGGTGCTGGTGGCGCTGGCCGAGGGCGCGGCGACGGTGACGGCCGTGGGCCGCAACCAGGATGCGCTGGACCGGCTCGCCGAGCTCGGTTCCCGCGTCCGCGTCCACCGCCTGACCGGCGACCGGGCGACCGACGCGGCCGGGATCGGCCCGGTGGACGTGGCCCTGGACGCCCTCGGCGCCACGCCGACCGCCGAGGCGACCATGGCGGCCTACGACAGCCTGCGGGTGGGAGGCACCATGGCACTCATCGGCGGGGTACGCCAGGACCTCACCATCCCGTACGGCGACCTGATGCACCGCAGGATCACGCTGCGCGGCTCCTGGATGACCGACCAGGAGACGGTGATCACGGTCTGGAACCTGATCCGTTCCGGGCTGCTGGACCTGTCCGCGCTCGAACCGCTGACGGTCGGCCTGGACGACCCGGCGGCCGCCCTTGACCTCGCGGAGCGTACGTCAGGACTCAGCTTCGTGGCGCTGGTTCCCTAG
- a CDS encoding discoidin domain-containing protein, whose product MSSTLARPRAALFVVLTLLLAALSVPSFGARPAAAASCDTGTNLALNKTATASSVENSGTPASAAVDGNSGTRWSSQFSDPQWLQVDLGSTQSICEVTLNWETASGKAYQIQTSNDAANWTTIYSTTSGPGGNETLNVSGSGRYIRMYGTARNTGYGYSLWELGVYGGTNGGGGTPPPPTGGALGSNVIVFNPSMSQSSIQSQLNAISDQQVPSEFGTGRYELLFQPGTYGSAANPLIFTVGFYEAVAGLGQNPGAVVINGTVDSYNQCSGSTCNATTNFWRSLTNLTINVAGMSGCQSGDDFWAVSQAAPMRRVHINGNVSLMDYCVGGPGYASGGFIADSQFTGGTVTNGSQQQYITRNSALDGWSNGVWNQVFCGDPGAPAQSFAANSGLSGGPNPYTTLGTCPVTREAPYLYQDSGGNYSVFVPSLATNSNGPSWTNGQTPGKSLSLNTFFVVQPSATVAQINAALNAGDNLLFTPGVYSVPSTIAVTHPDTQIVGLGFATLVPTGGNTTLSVADVSGVQVSGLIFDAGATTSPSLLQVGTAGSTTRHDTDPVALDDVFFRVGGATAGSVTTPLVDNSNDSLLDDVWIWRADHGAGAGTWTGDQSPTGLVVNGNNVTSYGLAVEHFQQNEVDWNGQNGTVIFFQNENPYEVPNQASWMASASQKGYPALYIPNSVSSFQGYGLGSYSYFDQGVDIHNAMAFQVPQTSGVQLHDLLSVFLNGSGGIDSVVNGTGKAVSSAFGGPSDIVSYP is encoded by the coding sequence TTGAGCAGTACTCTGGCCCGGCCACGGGCCGCTTTGTTCGTTGTACTCACGCTGCTGCTGGCAGCGCTGTCCGTGCCGTCGTTCGGCGCGCGGCCGGCGGCGGCCGCCAGTTGCGACACCGGCACGAATCTGGCTTTGAACAAGACCGCGACGGCATCATCCGTGGAGAACTCGGGCACGCCGGCCTCGGCCGCGGTGGACGGGAACTCCGGAACGCGCTGGTCGTCGCAGTTCTCGGATCCGCAGTGGCTGCAGGTGGACCTGGGCAGCACGCAGAGCATCTGCGAGGTGACCCTGAACTGGGAGACCGCCTCGGGCAAGGCCTATCAGATCCAGACCTCGAACGACGCCGCGAACTGGACCACGATCTACTCCACGACCTCGGGTCCGGGCGGTAACGAAACGCTCAACGTGTCCGGCTCCGGTCGTTACATCCGGATGTACGGCACCGCACGCAACACCGGCTACGGCTACTCGCTGTGGGAGCTCGGCGTCTACGGCGGCACCAACGGAGGCGGCGGCACTCCCCCGCCCCCGACCGGCGGCGCCCTGGGCTCCAACGTGATCGTGTTCAACCCGTCGATGTCCCAGTCCTCGATCCAGTCCCAGCTGAACGCGATCTCCGACCAGCAGGTCCCCAGCGAGTTCGGGACCGGCCGGTACGAGCTGCTGTTCCAGCCCGGGACCTACGGCTCGGCGGCGAACCCGCTGATCTTCACGGTCGGCTTCTACGAGGCCGTCGCGGGGCTCGGGCAGAACCCCGGCGCCGTCGTCATCAACGGCACCGTCGACTCCTACAACCAGTGCTCCGGCAGCACCTGCAACGCGACCACGAACTTCTGGCGCTCGCTGACCAACCTGACGATCAACGTCGCGGGCATGTCCGGCTGCCAGAGCGGCGACGACTTCTGGGCCGTGTCGCAGGCCGCGCCGATGCGCCGGGTGCACATCAACGGCAACGTGAGTCTGATGGACTACTGCGTCGGCGGCCCCGGCTACGCCAGCGGCGGTTTCATCGCCGACTCGCAGTTCACCGGCGGCACCGTCACCAACGGCTCGCAGCAGCAGTACATCACGCGGAACTCGGCGCTGGACGGCTGGAGCAACGGCGTCTGGAACCAGGTCTTCTGCGGCGACCCGGGCGCGCCGGCGCAGAGCTTCGCCGCCAACTCCGGCCTGTCCGGCGGGCCGAACCCGTACACCACGCTCGGGACCTGCCCGGTCACGCGCGAGGCGCCGTACCTGTACCAGGACTCCGGCGGGAACTACAGCGTGTTCGTGCCCTCGCTGGCGACGAACTCCAACGGCCCCAGCTGGACCAACGGCCAGACCCCGGGCAAGTCGCTGTCGCTGAACACGTTCTTCGTGGTGCAGCCCTCGGCGACCGTGGCCCAGATCAACGCCGCCCTGAACGCCGGCGACAACCTGCTGTTCACGCCGGGTGTCTACAGCGTCCCGTCGACCATCGCGGTGACGCACCCGGACACGCAGATCGTCGGTCTGGGCTTCGCCACGCTGGTCCCGACCGGTGGCAACACGACGCTGAGCGTCGCGGACGTCAGCGGCGTGCAGGTCAGCGGCCTGATCTTCGACGCGGGCGCGACGACCTCGCCCTCGCTGCTGCAGGTCGGCACGGCCGGTTCCACCACCCGGCACGACACCGACCCGGTGGCCCTGGACGACGTGTTCTTCCGCGTCGGCGGCGCGACCGCGGGCTCGGTGACCACGCCGCTGGTCGACAACAGCAACGACTCGCTGCTGGACGACGTGTGGATCTGGCGCGCGGACCACGGCGCGGGCGCCGGGACGTGGACCGGCGACCAGAGCCCGACCGGCCTGGTGGTCAACGGGAACAACGTCACGTCCTACGGCCTGGCGGTGGAGCACTTCCAGCAGAACGAGGTGGACTGGAACGGCCAGAACGGCACGGTGATCTTCTTCCAGAACGAGAACCCCTACGAGGTGCCCAACCAGGCCTCGTGGATGGCCTCGGCGTCCCAGAAGGGGTACCCGGCGCTGTACATCCCGAACTCGGTGTCCTCCTTCCAGGGCTACGGACTGGGCAGCTACAGCTACTTCGACCAGGGGGTGGACATCCACAACGCGATGGCGTTCCAGGTGCCGCAGACCTCCGGGGTGCAGCTGCACGACCTGCTGAGCGTGTTCCTGAACGGCTCCGGCGGCATCGACTCGGTCGTCAACGGCACCGGGAAGGCGGTGAGCTCGGCGTTCGGCGGCCCGTCGGACATCGTCAGCTACCCGTGA
- a CDS encoding histidine phosphatase family protein, producing the protein MYVYLIQHAEKLREPGDPDITRLGRAHAALTGRWARRTGIRRVYCSPLRRSRETAQIIADAVAVQPVEDKRAIERMNWDGTMPFADFGAEWARTVEDRAYVPAIGDSSHAAADRLLALVRAVGASDSPAAIVTHGGVTADLLRTLLGDSAVGDSLLTTGVPSCAITTLNGTAVESVASVEHLAGVLGNQRHEAES; encoded by the coding sequence ATGTATGTCTACCTCATCCAGCACGCGGAAAAGCTGCGGGAACCAGGTGACCCCGACATCACGAGGCTCGGGCGTGCCCACGCCGCGCTCACCGGTAGGTGGGCGCGGCGCACCGGCATACGTCGGGTCTATTGCAGTCCATTGCGACGCTCGCGCGAGACCGCGCAAATCATCGCCGATGCGGTCGCCGTTCAGCCCGTCGAGGACAAGCGGGCCATCGAGCGCATGAACTGGGACGGCACAATGCCGTTCGCAGACTTTGGCGCCGAATGGGCCAGGACGGTGGAGGACCGCGCCTACGTGCCCGCCATCGGCGACTCCTCGCACGCCGCAGCCGACCGATTGCTCGCGCTGGTCCGCGCGGTCGGCGCCTCCGATAGCCCCGCCGCCATCGTCACCCATGGCGGCGTGACCGCGGACCTGCTCCGCACCCTGTTGGGCGACTCAGCCGTCGGCGACAGCCTTCTCACGACGGGAGTACCGTCCTGCGCGATCACCACGCTCAACGGCACGGCCGTCGAATCGGTGGCGTCGGTCGAGCACTTGGCCGGCGTCCTAGGGAACCAGCGCCACGAAGCTGAGTCCTGA
- a CDS encoding TauD/TfdA dioxygenase family protein produces MTTDFDIRRIGGRIGAEITGVDLTGDLAEGILKEVKDALLEHKALVFRDQNLDDEGQIRFASQFGALTTAHPTVPGIAEQPQILPVDSERGAANVWHTDVTFVQSPPKASTLRGIVIPPYGGNTLIANTAGAYRDLPKPLRDLADTLWAVHTNDYDYAGPQAKDDDERRQQYREVFVSTKYRTAHPVVRVHPETGERGLFIGAFAQGIEGLSTTESKDVLRLLQAYVTRPENVLRVQWNPGDVVVFDNRITQHYAPDDYDSLPRRLNRVTIAGDVPIGVDGAASRILEGDEAAHYTPASGGNPPITIR; encoded by the coding sequence ATGACTACCGACTTCGACATCCGCCGCATAGGCGGGAGGATCGGCGCCGAGATCACCGGCGTCGATCTGACCGGCGACCTCGCCGAGGGCATCCTGAAGGAGGTCAAGGACGCGCTGCTGGAGCACAAGGCACTCGTGTTCCGCGATCAGAACCTCGACGACGAGGGCCAGATCCGCTTCGCGTCGCAGTTCGGCGCCCTCACCACCGCGCACCCGACCGTCCCCGGCATCGCCGAGCAGCCGCAGATCCTGCCGGTGGACAGCGAGCGCGGAGCGGCGAACGTGTGGCACACGGACGTCACGTTCGTGCAGTCGCCGCCGAAGGCCTCGACGCTGCGGGGTATCGTGATCCCGCCCTACGGCGGCAACACCCTGATCGCCAACACCGCCGGCGCCTACCGCGACCTGCCCAAGCCGCTGCGCGACCTGGCCGACACGCTGTGGGCCGTGCACACCAACGACTACGACTACGCCGGCCCGCAGGCGAAGGACGACGACGAGCGGCGGCAGCAGTACCGCGAGGTGTTCGTCTCCACGAAGTACCGCACCGCGCACCCGGTGGTCCGCGTCCACCCGGAGACCGGCGAGCGCGGCCTGTTCATCGGGGCGTTCGCGCAGGGTATCGAAGGCCTCAGCACGACCGAGTCGAAGGACGTCCTGCGACTGCTGCAGGCCTATGTCACGCGGCCGGAGAATGTGTTGCGGGTGCAGTGGAATCCGGGCGACGTCGTGGTCTTCGACAACCGCATCACGCAGCACTACGCGCCGGATGACTACGACTCGCTGCCCCGGCGCCTCAACCGCGTCACCATCGCCGGCGACGTGCCGATCGGCGTGGACGGCGCGGCCAGCCGGATCCTGGAAGGCGACGAGGCGGCCCACTACACCCCGGCGTCAGGCGGAAACCCCCCGATCACCATCCGTTGA
- a CDS encoding helix-turn-helix transcriptional regulator: MSVELGAFLRSRRERTDPAQTGLPITGRRRTPGLRREELALLAGISATWLTYLEQGRDVNPSSQVLDALARALNLTGAEQEHLHRLAAEGAASEDGVPDPDAFEQAAPEVAGVPALLGENPAYVTGLCYDVLAANDAATELFRGIKPDGNVVLWMFTEPAAREVLVDWEPEARHILARLRAIAGRHPDHPRVTRLVADLTEASPEVRQWWPLYDIQFSRAGHKRVRHPRLGLITLSHAAFHVAERPEQTLVVYRLPTTD; this comes from the coding sequence GTGAGCGTGGAGCTGGGCGCGTTCCTGCGCAGCCGCCGCGAGCGGACCGACCCCGCGCAGACAGGCCTGCCGATCACCGGCCGCCGCCGGACGCCCGGCCTGCGCCGCGAGGAGTTGGCCCTGCTGGCCGGCATCAGCGCGACCTGGCTGACGTATCTGGAGCAGGGCCGCGACGTGAACCCCTCCAGCCAGGTACTCGACGCCCTGGCCCGCGCCCTGAACCTGACCGGCGCCGAGCAGGAGCACCTGCACCGGCTGGCCGCCGAAGGGGCCGCGTCCGAGGACGGCGTCCCCGACCCGGACGCCTTCGAACAGGCCGCGCCGGAGGTCGCCGGCGTCCCAGCCCTGCTCGGCGAGAACCCGGCGTACGTCACAGGACTCTGCTACGACGTCCTGGCCGCCAACGACGCCGCCACGGAACTCTTCCGCGGCATCAAGCCCGACGGCAACGTCGTCCTCTGGATGTTCACCGAACCCGCCGCCCGCGAGGTCCTCGTCGACTGGGAACCCGAAGCCCGCCACATCCTGGCCCGCCTCCGCGCCATCGCCGGCCGCCACCCCGACCACCCGCGCGTGACCCGCCTCGTCGCCGACCTGACCGAAGCCAGCCCCGAGGTACGGCAATGGTGGCCGCTGTACGACATCCAGTTCAGCCGCGCGGGCCACAAGCGCGTCCGGCACCCGAGGCTGGGCCTGATCACCCTGTCGCACGCGGCGTTCCATGTCGCCGAGCGACCGGAGCAGACGCTGGTGGTGTATCGGCTGCCGACCACGGATTGA